Proteins encoded within one genomic window of uncultured Desulfobacter sp.:
- a CDS encoding transposase, producing the protein MQVNIKTLIDDTQCYETVRELRWPEGRQCPFCESKRVIKRGFDEKEPARQRYECKNCSKRFDDLTGTIFAGHHQPLKVWILCLYFMGLNLSNKQIAKELDLDRTDVQKMTTQLREGVVKKSRP; encoded by the coding sequence ATGCAGGTAAACATAAAGACTCTGATTGATGATACACAATGTTATGAAACTGTTCGGGAATTGCGCTGGCCGGAAGGACGCCAATGTCCGTTTTGTGAATCCAAACGAGTAATCAAAAGGGGTTTCGATGAAAAAGAACCTGCCAGGCAGCGTTATGAATGTAAAAATTGTAGTAAACGCTTTGACGACTTGACGGGTACCATTTTCGCTGGGCATCATCAACCCCTAAAAGTATGGATTTTGTGTCTTTATTTTATGGGGCTGAACTTGTCCAACAAGCAGATTGCCAAAGAACTGGACTTGGACCGCACGGATGTTCAAAAGATGACCACCCAACTTCGTGAAGGCGTGGTAAAAAAAAGCCGCCCGTAA
- the ltrA gene encoding group II intron reverse transcriptase/maturase has product MGKQMTASAGAPVDSAKKWASIDWKKARAEVRRLQMRIAKAVKEKRWGKVKALQYLLTHSFYAKALAVKRVTSNKGKKTPGVDGTLWKGARAKWEAVFSLQRRGYRPQPLRRIYIPKKNGKKRPLSIPTILCRAMQALFKLALAPVAETIGDRNSYGFREGRSCADAIAAAFNALSKPNSATWILEADIKGCYDNISQEWMLENIPMDKVILKKWLTAGYVEDGKLYPSRKGTPQGGIISPTLSNLTLDGLEKAVHDAVPRRCRVNFVRYADDFIVTGKSKRLLEDQVKPAVEAFLTERGLSLSEEKTMITHITDGFTFLGQTFRKTGNVLHITPAKKGVLALKEKLSELIHKHVGGPLEPLVKKLNQTLRGWGNYHRHVVSSETFSLIDTFVYEQLWRMIKKRHRKKSSKWLKNRYWTDGKRKWIFTVKSRNKKGPCSYHVIHLSSLGIKRYIKIKADANPYDPEYSYYFWRRRNQKDSRLLPSLSAREHRQKQAA; this is encoded by the coding sequence ATGGGAAAGCAAATGACGGCCTCGGCTGGTGCACCTGTCGACTCTGCTAAGAAATGGGCATCCATTGATTGGAAAAAAGCCCGAGCCGAAGTTAGAAGGCTGCAAATGCGTATCGCAAAGGCTGTAAAGGAAAAAAGATGGGGCAAGGTCAAAGCCCTGCAATACTTACTTACTCATTCGTTCTACGCCAAGGCCTTGGCTGTCAAACGAGTGACCTCAAATAAAGGGAAAAAAACTCCAGGCGTAGATGGCACCTTATGGAAAGGAGCCAGAGCCAAATGGGAGGCTGTTTTCAGCCTGCAAAGACGAGGTTATAGACCGCAACCACTAAGGCGGATTTACATCCCCAAAAAGAATGGTAAAAAACGTCCGTTAAGTATTCCTACAATACTCTGCAGAGCTATGCAGGCGCTGTTTAAATTAGCTTTAGCCCCAGTAGCGGAAACCATAGGAGACCGTAATTCTTACGGCTTCCGTGAAGGCCGCAGCTGTGCAGATGCAATTGCAGCAGCGTTCAATGCACTCTCCAAGCCTAATTCGGCTACATGGATATTGGAAGCGGATATCAAAGGGTGTTATGACAACATCAGCCAGGAATGGATGTTGGAAAATATCCCTATGGATAAAGTCATTCTTAAAAAGTGGTTGACGGCAGGGTATGTGGAAGACGGCAAGCTATACCCCTCGCGCAAAGGAACCCCACAGGGCGGGATTATCAGTCCCACCTTGTCGAATTTAACCCTCGACGGGCTGGAAAAAGCCGTGCATGATGCAGTTCCCCGTCGATGTAGAGTTAATTTCGTTCGATATGCAGATGATTTTATCGTCACAGGCAAGTCCAAACGCCTGCTTGAAGATCAGGTCAAACCAGCAGTCGAAGCGTTTCTAACTGAACGTGGTCTGTCATTATCTGAAGAAAAGACCATGATCACGCATATAACAGATGGATTTACGTTCCTTGGCCAAACTTTTCGAAAAACCGGAAATGTGCTGCACATCACCCCGGCAAAGAAGGGAGTTCTCGCCCTTAAAGAAAAGCTCAGTGAACTGATCCATAAACATGTCGGCGGTCCATTGGAACCATTGGTCAAAAAGTTAAACCAAACCCTCCGGGGTTGGGGAAACTATCACCGGCACGTAGTCTCATCGGAAACATTTTCTCTTATTGATACGTTTGTTTACGAACAGCTATGGAGAATGATTAAAAAGCGTCACCGGAAGAAATCCTCAAAATGGTTGAAAAACCGTTACTGGACTGACGGAAAACGCAAGTGGATATTCACTGTCAAGAGCCGAAATAAGAAAGGGCCTTGCAGTTATCACGTCATTCACCTAAGCTCATTAGGAATAAAACGATATATCAAAATCAAAGCAGATGCAAATCCATATGATCCCGAATACAGTTATTATTTCTGGCGTAGACGGAATCAAAAGGATTCACGGTTACTCCCGTCGTTATCGGCCAGGGAGCACCGCCAAAAGCAAGCTGCATGA
- a CDS encoding IS1595 family transposase, translating to MVAGHKGNPEAVFQKGREGRRNRLRGARGRGTLEKEKPPVFGMIQRCGLVVIKMLANVRRVTIEPLIKSVILPGTLIYTDEYGIYNRLSEWGYKHKSVNHGAGEYARDEDGDGFHEVHVNTMEGFWSLLRGWLRPHRGVSQEKLPFYLGFFEFVHNAGKRGKALLHSLVELLVR from the coding sequence ATTGTAGCAGGGCATAAAGGCAATCCCGAAGCAGTATTCCAAAAAGGGAGGGAAGGCCGTCGAAATCGTTTACGAGGTGCTCGTGGGCGGGGTACATTGGAAAAAGAGAAGCCACCTGTATTTGGTATGATTCAGCGATGCGGGCTGGTGGTAATCAAGATGCTTGCCAATGTTCGCCGGGTAACCATTGAGCCCTTGATAAAATCAGTCATTTTGCCAGGAACTTTGATCTACACGGATGAATACGGGATATATAACCGATTAAGCGAGTGGGGGTACAAGCATAAGAGCGTGAATCACGGGGCTGGAGAATATGCCAGAGACGAGGATGGGGATGGTTTCCATGAAGTCCATGTAAATACGATGGAAGGCTTCTGGTCTTTGCTACGTGGTTGGTTGCGTCCACATCGAGGAGTTTCACAGGAAAAGCTCCCGTTTTATCTTGGCTTTTTTGAATTCGTTCATAACGCTGGCAAGCGAGGAAAGGCCTTGCTCCATTCACTTGTCGAACTTTTGGTCAGATAA
- a CDS encoding RHS repeat-associated core domain-containing protein, whose translation MSHTNGNLTRVTDTEGNTTVFEYDEPGRLTRIFYPDNPTSPFVTNTFDANDKVMTQADANGRAWQYYISGYRTEEVNPLAQGNTAYYDKNGNAVRRIDPLDNETTLEYDGQKRVVKETKPEGNYTEYVYDGLHNPVTVTQHPKPGSTLGAIVNRFTYDATFSKVLTATDPLGRVTTFEYDGNGNLTRMEQPEVDGHIPVTLMTYNARGQVLTKTDPEGRITRYTYDGTTGELLSVVTDDTGLALTTQFTYDNVGNIQTQTDPEGHTTTFAYNGLRLPEQETGPAPFSYVTTYDYDEQGRLTQTKRQTNDTSQPWQTQTVTYTPTGKKYIVTDPEGNQTTHAYDEADRLSQITNAESQTTTYVYDYAGRLYQVIDAKSQTARQITYTAGGLKETETDANGNTTQYTYDGFNRPDRTTYPDTSYESYAWDDAGNLTSRLTRAGQTISFTYDDLNRLESKILPGPETITYTYDLTGLQEGVTDSLGTISHTYDNALRLTGVTYPDGRAVGYQYDGNSNRTRLTYPDNAYVTYTYDVLNRITDIKQAGTTLLAHYGYDALSRRTTLTYGNGTTTTYTYEIDNDLSSLALVHATGTATYTFTTNNIGIRTQTDVDDYRFVYRQAGIVSTAYTPNNLNQYTAVGGLNPAYDGNGNLTSDGTNTYAYNAENRLVTAVTPDHTTAYVYDPMGRRIEKEVDSVTTRYLHDGNQVIVEYNSTGTELRRYIYGPGIDQPVCMITGSATYYYQFDGLGSVAALTDETGALQEIYAYNVFGRPNGTSYLGNPYLYTGREYDPETGLYYYRARYYNSTLGRFMQTDPIGYGDGMNLYAFVQNNPLGLIDPFGLCAQKGFWNDAKNIVWDNFKEAINPKTYLNQAVEVFYWPSEHPKEVIMFLIMGELGALASNSVPQRLTQDINVNPTPPRILPTNRPIGTSLTQNAAAQAEIRQLQQAGYTDIRVSGVCT comes from the coding sequence GTGTCGCACACTAACGGTAACCTCACCCGGGTTACCGATACGGAAGGCAACACCACGGTTTTTGAATACGATGAGCCGGGGCGGCTGACCCGGATCTTTTATCCGGACAATCCTACAAGTCCATTTGTCACCAACACCTTTGACGCCAACGATAAGGTCATGACCCAGGCCGATGCCAACGGCCGGGCCTGGCAGTATTACATATCCGGATACCGGACCGAGGAGGTCAACCCCTTGGCCCAAGGCAACACGGCTTATTACGATAAAAACGGCAATGCCGTTCGCCGGATCGACCCGCTGGATAACGAAACCACTCTGGAATATGACGGCCAAAAGCGCGTGGTCAAAGAGACCAAACCCGAAGGAAATTATACCGAATATGTGTATGATGGCCTTCATAATCCGGTCACCGTTACCCAGCATCCCAAACCCGGGTCAACCCTTGGCGCCATTGTGAACCGGTTTACCTATGACGCCACCTTCAGCAAGGTCCTGACCGCCACCGATCCTTTGGGCCGCGTAACCACCTTTGAATATGACGGTAACGGCAACCTGACCCGGATGGAACAACCCGAAGTGGACGGTCATATCCCGGTGACCCTGATGACCTACAACGCCCGGGGCCAGGTTCTGACAAAAACCGATCCTGAAGGCCGCATCACCCGGTATACTTATGACGGTACCACCGGAGAGCTTTTGTCTGTGGTCACGGACGATACCGGTCTTGCCCTGACCACCCAATTCACCTACGATAATGTGGGCAATATCCAAACCCAGACCGATCCTGAAGGCCATACCACCACCTTTGCCTACAACGGACTTCGTCTGCCTGAGCAGGAAACAGGGCCTGCCCCGTTCAGTTATGTAACAACGTATGATTACGACGAACAGGGCCGCCTGACCCAAACCAAGCGCCAAACAAACGATACCAGTCAGCCCTGGCAGACCCAAACCGTGACCTACACCCCCACGGGCAAAAAATATATTGTCACTGATCCCGAAGGCAACCAGACCACCCACGCCTATGACGAGGCTGACCGGCTGTCACAGATCACCAACGCTGAAAGTCAGACCACTACATATGTTTATGATTATGCCGGCAGGCTTTACCAGGTAATTGACGCCAAAAGCCAAACCGCCCGACAAATCACCTACACAGCCGGTGGCCTGAAAGAGACTGAAACCGATGCCAACGGCAACACCACCCAGTATACATATGACGGCTTTAATCGCCCGGACCGGACCACATATCCGGACACCTCCTATGAATCCTATGCCTGGGATGATGCCGGCAACCTGACATCAAGACTCACCCGGGCCGGCCAGACCATTTCCTTTACCTATGACGACCTGAACCGTCTGGAATCCAAAATTCTGCCCGGGCCTGAAACTATTACCTACACCTATGATCTGACCGGTCTTCAAGAAGGTGTAACGGACAGCCTGGGTACAATCTCCCACACTTATGACAATGCCCTGCGCTTGACCGGGGTAACCTACCCGGACGGCAGAGCCGTAGGCTACCAGTATGACGGCAACAGCAACCGGACCCGGTTGACCTATCCGGATAACGCCTATGTCACTTACACCTATGACGTCCTGAACCGGATCACGGACATCAAGCAGGCCGGTACAACGCTTCTGGCCCATTACGGCTACGATGCCCTGTCCCGGCGGACCACCCTGACCTACGGCAACGGCACCACTACCACCTACACCTATGAAATCGACAACGACCTTTCATCTCTTGCCCTGGTCCATGCTACAGGAACGGCCACCTATACTTTCACCACCAACAATATCGGCATCAGAACCCAGACGGACGTTGATGACTACCGGTTTGTTTACCGCCAGGCCGGCATCGTCAGCACGGCCTACACCCCCAACAATCTAAACCAGTACACAGCTGTGGGAGGCCTCAACCCAGCATATGACGGAAACGGGAACCTGACGTCTGACGGCACCAACACCTACGCCTATAATGCGGAAAACCGCTTAGTCACAGCAGTCACACCGGATCATACTACAGCTTATGTCTACGACCCCATGGGCCGCAGAATTGAAAAGGAGGTAGACAGCGTAACAACCCGGTATCTGCACGACGGCAATCAGGTGATTGTGGAATATAACAGCACCGGAACCGAACTGCGGCGTTACATCTATGGCCCCGGCATCGACCAGCCGGTTTGCATGATCACAGGCTCCGCCACCTACTATTATCAGTTTGACGGCTTAGGATCTGTGGCTGCATTGACAGACGAAACCGGAGCCTTGCAGGAAATTTACGCCTACAATGTATTTGGCCGGCCTAACGGAACCAGCTATCTGGGTAATCCTTACCTTTATACCGGCAGGGAGTACGACCCGGAGACCGGACTTTACTATTACCGGGCCAGATACTATAATTCAACCCTTGGGCGATTTATGCAGACAGATCCCATCGGTTATGGTGATGGGATGAATTTGTATGCGTTTGTCCAAAACAATCCTCTTGGGCTCATTGATCCATTTGGGCTATGTGCCCAAAAAGGGTTTTGGAATGATGCCAAAAATATTGTTTGGGATAATTTCAAAGAAGCAATAAACCCCAAAACATATTTGAATCAGGCTGTTGAAGTATTTTATTGGCCGTCAGAGCATCCAAAGGAAGTTATAATGTTCCTAATTATGGGGGAGTTAGGGGCTCTTGCATCAAATAGTGTACCGCAAAGGCTAACACAAGATATAAATGTAAATCCTACTCCACCAAGAATCTTGCCAACAAATAGACCAATTGGAACAAGCCTTACTCAAAATGCGGCTGCTCAGGCTGAGATAAGACAACTTCAACAAGCAGGCTATACTGATATTAGGGTATCCGGGGTATGCACTTGA
- a CDS encoding Imm44 family immunity protein, whose translation MDFGISKEISADITQDKINMLTDISLAMEEYFKDKDYGADISSLTIGIICVAPEFEFFFNEIRRKYTKTKKMLEYDIKLDHSEFKNFDKKQIQLMVAKEILASLSVINELKIKNFEINNFKTDLRQFFKERINIDLTI comes from the coding sequence ATGGACTTTGGAATTTCAAAAGAAATATCGGCAGATATTACTCAAGATAAAATAAACATGCTTACCGATATATCACTTGCTATGGAAGAATATTTTAAAGACAAGGATTATGGTGCGGATATTTCTTCATTGACGATAGGTATAATATGTGTCGCTCCAGAATTTGAATTTTTTTTTAACGAGATACGTAGAAAATATACTAAAACAAAAAAAATGCTTGAATATGATATCAAATTGGATCATTCAGAGTTTAAAAATTTTGACAAAAAGCAGATACAATTGATGGTCGCAAAAGAGATTTTGGCCTCTCTATCAGTCATCAATGAACTGAAAATTAAAAATTTTGAAATAAATAATTTTAAAACAGATTTAAGACAGTTTTTTAAGGAAAGAATAAATATTGACTTAACGATTTGA